A genomic window from Pyricularia oryzae 70-15 chromosome 7, whole genome shotgun sequence includes:
- a CDS encoding RNA binding protein → MSEDHTTPQQCRQTSDTISVSSSKSPSRASSTASPAPEPLLPSSTPLAAHSAFAPNHVRPLRSSPTGASAGATKNAMAASPFLAQPPSFRPSMTSQSSFATMSAGTTVNAFERDQPSFAVGTPFNNAAPSTTSVLIRRLPLNTSKESIRLMLVFCEELVDVDVLPAEHSEDPGFRSALVKVKTPAGAQNIKSMLDGKSNISNDAELMVEILGGNSQNGRRYTNGDAPTSASSSATSSATSSRQPSRFNGAGSFGSVEAMSPPISGAYGNEMSGSDTSNHFQNIFSPQSPIGNHLTDQRTRMSGKSLINDAADDDETGELLKDPLAYAENGAMATQARRATAPQLPISRMAGLSLNTNGHPMAPYGPSPVGQLSAHTNTMSPTMLNGAGTPTMGYLGGHRFPGHSFPPVNPADQNPPCNTLYVGNLPIDTSEEELKATFSKQRGYKRLCFRTKQNGPMCFVEFEDVSFATKALHELYGHMLHNSVKGGIRLSFSKNPLGVRSGQNPVGAGVTSPLSSMNSMMNGNGVGNFATANGPPPGLSAPPGLGGMGTSRSLSTFSPVTSSGSSGSMMTGSLNNTPSSAAQFSPPSNIWNTPNYGNTMMAGGPTPVTGGSSSFPSFMMGK, encoded by the coding sequence ATGAGCGAAGATCACACTACACCACAGCAGTGTCGACAAACATCCGACACGATTTCAGTCTCGTCTTCGAAATCGCCCTCGAGGGCATCGTCCACAGCATCGCCTGCGCCAGAGCCACTTCTGCCATCATCGACACCGCTGGCGGCGCATTCCGCGTTCGCCCCAAATCACGTCCGCCCACTCCGCTCAAGCCCCACGGGTGCATCGGCTGGCGCGACGAAGAATGCAATGGCAGCCTCACCTTTTCTCGCTCAGCCGCCTTCCTTTCGACCGTCGATGACTTCGCAGTCTAGCTTTGCGACCATGTCCGCTGGTACTACAGTCAACGCCTTTGAGCGCGATCAACCATCCTTCGCCGTAGGCACACCTTTTAACAACGCAGCGCCCTCGACAACTTCGGTCCTCATTAGACGCTTACCCCTCAACACGTCGAAAGAGTCCATACGCTTGATGCTGGTTTTCTGCGAGGAACTAGTGGACGTGGATGTGCTGCCGGCAGAACACTCTGAAGACCCTGGTTTTCGCAGTGCTTTGGTCAAGGTCAAGACTCCTGCTGGAGCGCAAAACATCAAGAGCATGCTCGATGGAAAGTCTAACATATCCAATGACGCCGAGCTAATGGTTGAGATTCTCGGCGGGAACTCCCAGAACGGCAGGAGATACACGAACGGCGACGCGCCTACATCCGCATCATCCTCGGCCACTTCATCAGCTACTTCATCCCGCCAGCCGTCGCGATTTAACGGCGCAGGATCCTTCGGATCGGTCGAAGCCATGTCGCCCCCAATCAGTGGTGCTTATGGGAATGAAATGTCTGGCTCGGATACCAGCAATCACTTCCAGAACATATTTTCCCCTCAGTCGCCCATTGGCAACCACCTAACCGACCAACGCACGCGCATGTCGGGCAAGTCCCTCATCAATGACGCCGCAGATGACGATGAGACCGGAGAACTTCTCAAAGACCCCCTTGCGTATGCTGAAAATGGTGCCATGGCGACACAAGCACGACGGGCAACAGCCCCGCAGCTTCCAATCTCGCGCATGGCCGGCCTGTCACTTAACACCAATGGCCACCCGATGGCACCATACGGCCCTTCGCCCGTTGGCCAGTTGTCGGCACATACAAATACCATGTCACCCACCATGTTGAATGGGGCGGGTACTCCCACAATGGGATATCTCGGGGGCCATAGATTCCCGGGCCACAGTTTCCCCCCTGTCAACCCTGCAGATCAGAATCCACCCTGCAACACCCTCTATGTTGGGAATCTGCCGATTGACACTTCGGAGgaggagctcaaggccaCATTCTCCAAGCAGCGTGGTTACAAGCGCCTGTGTTTCCGCACTAAGCAAAATGGGCCCATGTGCTTTGTTGAATTTGAAGACGTATCCTTCGCGACGAAGGCTCTACATGAACTGTACGGTCACATGTTGCACAACAGTGTCAAGGGCGGCATCAGGCTCAGCTTCTCTAAAAACCCTCTGGGAGTCCGGTCGGGTCAAAACCCTGTCGGCGCCGGCGTTACCAGCCCTCTATCCTCAATGAACAGTATGATGAATGGCAATGGGGTCGGCAATTTCGCCACAGCAAACGGACCGCCGCCTGGATTGTCTGCACCACCTGGTCTGGGTGGTATGGGCACCAGCCGTTCCTTGTCCACATTTTCGCCCGTTACATCTTCGGGTTCGAGTGGTTCCATGATGACTGGCTCTTTGAACAACACACCTTCGTCAGCTGCTCAGTTCTCGCCGCCAAGCAACATCTGGAACACCCCTAATTATGGCAACACCATGATGGCGGGTGGTCCAACGCCAGTCACTGGCGGCTCTAGCAGCTTTCCTTCTTTCATGATGGGAAAATAG
- a CDS encoding aspartate-semialdehyde dehydrogenase: protein MTSQFPTKKCGVLGATGSVGQRFILLLQQHPSFTLVAVGASSRSAGKAYKDAVRWKQSSPMVQAVADLVVRECRPSEFADCDVVFSGLDSDVAGDVEMAFLKADLAVFSNAKNYRRDPLVPLVVPTVNLPHLSMIPHQRKHHGLNKGFLVCNSNCAVIGLVIPFAALQARFGPIETVSVVTMQAVSGAGYPGVSSMDIIDNVVPYIAGEEDKLESEARKILGGINAEATAFEEQTSMRVSASCNRVPVLDGHTACVSLRFANRPPPPAEAVKAAMATYVSEAESLGCPSAPSPSIMVFEEADRPQPRLDRDLSRGYTVSVGRVREDESGIFDIKFVALSHNTVIGAAGSSILNAEAAVLKGYL from the exons ATGACGTCTCAATTCCCCACCAAGAAGTGTG GCGTCCTCGGCGCGACCGGCTCGGTTGGCCAACGCTTTATTCTCCTTCTCCAGCAGCACCCATCCTTCACCCTCGTCGCAGTCGGCGCCTCATCCCGGTCCGCCGGCAAGGCCTACAAGGATGCCGTGCGCTGGAAGCAGTCCTCCCCTATGGTGCAGGCTGTCGCCGACCTGGTGGTCCGCGAGTGCCGCCCTTCCGAGTTTGCAGACTGCGACGTCGTCTTCTCGGGCCTCGACTCGGACGTGGCCGGTGATGTCGAGATGGCGTTCCTCAAGGCGGATCTAGCCGTCTTCTCCAACGCCAAGAACTACAGGCGCGACCCGCTGGTCCCCTTGGTTGTGCCCACCGTCAACCTGCCGCACCTGAGCATGATCCCGCACCAGCGCAAGCACCACGGCCTGAACAAAGGTTTCCTGGTCTGCAACAGCAACTGCGCCGTCATTGGGCTCGTCATCCCCTTTGCCGCGCTGCAGGCGCGCTTCGGGCCCATCGAAACCGTCTCCGTTGTGACCATGCAGGCCGTCTCGGGTGCCGGCTACCCGGGTGTGTCGTCCATGGACATCATCGACAACGTGGTGCCCTACATCGCCGGCGAGGAGGACAAGCTTGAGAGCGAGGCCCGAAAGATCCTCGGCGGCATCAACGCCGAGGCCACCGCCTTTGAGGAGCAGACGTCGATGCGCGTCAGCGCCAGCTGCAACCGCGTCCCCGTGCTCGACGGCCACACGGCCTGCGTCTCGCTGCGTTTCGCAAACAGGCCCCCTCCCCCGGCCGAGGCCGTCAAAGCCGCCATGGCCACCTACGTGAGTGAGGCAGAGTCGCTGGGCTGCCCTtccgccccgtcgccgtCCATAATGGTGTTTGAGGAGGCGGATAGACCTCAGCCCAGGCTCGATAGGGATCTCTCGAGGGGTTATACCGTCAGCGTGGGCCGGGTCCGCGAGGACGAGAGCGGGATTTTTGACATTAAGTTTGTTGCGTTGAGCCACAACA CCGTAATCGGAGCAGCAGGATCATCCATTCTGAATGCCGAGGCAGCCGTTCTGAAGGGCTACCTGTGA